One genomic region from Desulfuromonas sp. TF encodes:
- a CDS encoding ATP-binding protein, protein MGRRRLLWQLYPSYLIITGIALAAVTWYISGALRNFHSEQTALDLKARARLIENQVMDRLWPNETPSVDALVKKLGADSATRITVVRPDGTVLGDSQEDPARMENHADRPEIMAALQGEVGKSTRYSHTVQQEMMYVAVPMTVKEGIAAVVRTAIPVTAMDRTMNEIYGHLARGGLLIAFSAAVLSLIVSRRISRPLEEMERGARRFARGELGRRLPITGSEEIAALADALNQMAAQLDERLRLVVRERNEREAMLGSMVEGVLAVDTAERIIRLNRAAARLIGVPAGEVQGRSIQEVVRKVDLQRFVRQILQEEGPVEGDLVMRGNEGERFLQAHGTRLRGDQGQQIGALIVLNDVTRLRRLENLRSEFVANVSHELKTPVTAIKGAAETLLAGALEDPKGAERFIGIVAKQADRLGAIIDDLLALSRIEQEAGLEGVALEEGNLRPVLEGAIQTCAMAAGEKDIRINLFCDPELRAGINAPLLEQAVVNLLTNAVKYSDKGGIIVVDASLHAERVMIKVQDFGCGIDPQHLPRLFERFYRVDRARSRALGGTGLGLSIVKHIVQSHGGEVVVNSTPGKGSVFTIILPAP, encoded by the coding sequence GTGGGGCGCAGGCGTCTTCTCTGGCAGCTCTATCCGAGCTATCTGATCATTACCGGGATCGCTTTGGCGGCGGTGACCTGGTACATTTCCGGAGCCCTGCGCAACTTTCATTCCGAGCAGACAGCTCTCGATCTGAAAGCTCGGGCCCGGTTGATCGAAAATCAGGTGATGGATCGTCTTTGGCCGAACGAAACTCCATCTGTGGACGCTCTCGTCAAAAAACTCGGAGCAGATTCGGCGACCCGGATTACGGTGGTGCGGCCGGACGGAACGGTCTTGGGGGACTCGCAGGAAGATCCGGCGCGTATGGAAAATCACGCCGACCGGCCGGAAATCATGGCCGCTCTGCAGGGAGAAGTGGGAAAATCGACTCGTTACAGTCATACCGTGCAGCAGGAGATGATGTACGTGGCGGTTCCGATGACCGTGAAGGAAGGGATCGCAGCGGTGGTTCGCACAGCGATTCCGGTGACCGCCATGGACCGAACCATGAACGAGATCTACGGGCATCTGGCCAGGGGAGGCCTGCTCATCGCCTTCTCCGCCGCCGTGCTGAGCTTGATCGTTTCCCGGCGCATCAGCCGTCCCCTGGAGGAGATGGAGCGCGGAGCCCGGCGCTTTGCCCGTGGCGAACTCGGCCGGCGCCTGCCCATTACCGGCTCGGAGGAGATCGCGGCGCTGGCCGATGCCCTCAATCAAATGGCTGCTCAACTCGACGAGCGTCTGCGCCTGGTGGTGCGCGAGCGCAATGAGCGCGAGGCGATGCTGGGGAGCATGGTCGAGGGGGTGCTGGCGGTCGATACGGCGGAGCGGATCATTCGTCTGAACCGGGCGGCGGCGAGGCTCATCGGCGTCCCGGCAGGAGAGGTTCAGGGCCGGTCGATTCAGGAGGTGGTGCGCAAGGTCGACCTGCAGCGATTCGTCCGTCAGATTCTGCAGGAGGAAGGCCCGGTGGAAGGGGATCTGGTGATGCGCGGCAATGAGGGGGAGCGCTTTCTCCAGGCCCACGGCACCCGGTTGCGCGGCGATCAGGGGCAACAGATCGGAGCGCTGATCGTCCTCAATGACGTTACCCGGCTGCGCCGACTGGAAAACCTCCGCAGCGAGTTCGTGGCCAATGTTTCCCACGAGCTGAAGACACCGGTGACCGCCATCAAGGGAGCGGCGGAAACTCTCCTTGCCGGGGCGCTGGAAGATCCGAAAGGGGCCGAGCGCTTCATCGGCATCGTCGCAAAACAGGCCGACCGCCTGGGGGCCATCATCGATGATCTGCTCGCGCTCTCCCGAATCGAGCAGGAGGCCGGTCTCGAGGGGGTAGCTCTGGAGGAGGGGAATCTCCGTCCGGTGTTGGAGGGGGCAATTCAGACCTGCGCCATGGCTGCCGGCGAGAAGGACATCCGCATCAATCTCTTCTGCGACCCGGAGCTGCGAGCCGGAATCAACGCCCCGCTGCTGGAACAGGCCGTAGTCAATCTGCTGACCAATGCCGTCAAGTACAGTGACAAAGGAGGAATAATTGTGGTGGACGCTTCCCTGCATGCCGAACGAGTGATGATCAAGGTGCAGGACTTCGGCTGCGGCATCGATCCGCAACACCTCCCCCGTCTCTTCGAACGTTTCTACCGGGTCGACCGGGCCAGGAGCCGGGCACTCGGCGGCACCGGCCTCGGCCTGTCCATCGTCAAGCACATCGTCCAGTCCCACGGCGGCGAGGTCGTGGTCAACAGCACGCCGGGCAAGGGAAGCGTCTTCACCATCATCCTTCCCGCCCCTTAA
- a CDS encoding response regulator transcription factor encodes MGKEHILVIEDEEDILAVIHYNLAREGYRVTSRTTGEEGLQAAREASPDLVVLDLMLPGIDGMEVCRRLRKDPATARISVVMLTAKGEEADIVGGLEMGADDYVTKPFSQKVLSARIKTVLRRREQEAREAAAPIRIHEVVIHPGRNEVLVSDESVELTYTEFRVLSLLASRPGWVFSRTQIVDAVRGEGYAVTDRAVDVQIVGLRKKLGECGRYIETVRGVGYRFKE; translated from the coding sequence ATGGGTAAAGAACATATCCTGGTGATTGAGGACGAAGAGGACATTCTGGCCGTGATCCACTACAACCTGGCGAGGGAGGGTTACCGGGTGACCTCCCGCACCACCGGCGAGGAAGGGCTTCAGGCGGCCCGCGAAGCCTCCCCCGATCTGGTGGTGCTCGATCTGATGCTCCCCGGGATCGACGGCATGGAAGTCTGCCGCCGCCTGCGAAAGGATCCGGCGACCGCCCGGATTTCGGTCGTGATGCTCACCGCCAAGGGCGAGGAGGCCGATATCGTCGGCGGTCTGGAGATGGGAGCCGACGACTATGTGACCAAACCTTTCAGCCAGAAGGTGCTTTCGGCCCGAATCAAGACGGTCCTGCGCCGCCGGGAGCAGGAAGCCAGAGAGGCGGCGGCACCGATCAGGATCCACGAAGTGGTGATTCATCCCGGGCGCAATGAGGTGCTGGTCTCGGACGAATCGGTCGAGCTGACCTATACCGAATTCCGGGTCCTTTCCCTTCTGGCGTCCCGCCCCGGTTGGGTCTTCAGCCGCACCCAGATCGTCGACGCGGTGCGCGGCGAAGGCTATGCGGTGACCGACCGCGCGGTTGACGTCCAGATCGTGGGGCTGCGCAAGAAACTCGGCGAATGCGGCCGGTATATCGAAACCGTGCGCGGCGTCGGTTATCGGTTCAAGGAGTAA
- a CDS encoding phosphate-starvation-inducible PsiE family protein: MDTKMLLDFPGHFFEQAIKALLCLILLALVGTIGAVVIQTFIDLGHCFAAVGQETELHHHFKQILVDVLTGLAIVEVYRTALAYFIEGRVKVTYLIDAVLVAVLTEIMAFWYREIDPVRVGMVILLVLTLMFVRIMAIRFSPRRRELAEGL; this comes from the coding sequence TTGGACACAAAAATGCTCCTCGATTTTCCGGGCCACTTCTTCGAACAGGCGATCAAGGCCCTGCTCTGTCTCATCCTGCTGGCCCTGGTAGGGACCATCGGCGCCGTGGTCATCCAAACCTTCATCGACCTGGGGCATTGTTTTGCCGCAGTGGGACAGGAGACGGAACTGCATCACCACTTCAAACAGATCCTGGTCGATGTCCTGACGGGGCTGGCCATCGTGGAGGTCTACCGCACCGCCCTCGCCTACTTCATCGAAGGACGGGTCAAGGTCACCTATCTCATCGACGCCGTACTGGTGGCGGTTCTCACCGAAATCATGGCTTTCTGGTACCGGGAAATCGACCCCGTCCGGGTGGGCATGGTCATTCTCCTCGTGCTCACACTCATGTTCGTGCGGATCATGGCGATCCGCTTCTCGCCCCGGCGGCGCGAACTGGCGGAGGGACTGTGA
- a CDS encoding porin, protein MKKQTILKVLAGVALLGLIAAGNAGASGITVYKDGDKYVKMGGRIHLQYHQVDPDEGDSTDEVFFRRFRPYIEGSLHKNWKGKFQWDMGKAEGSNEIAVKDAYFQYTGVKDLKVTVGNAYFPFSREDMTSSNKQQLVERTFVGDHDFGSPERNAGVFLHYALLDKKLELHAAGASASIDPDVAKLDFDTPINRDADFNEGWIFGGRVDFHPLGYLAMGQGDFERELKATISVAAFTWNNDDDNNTFTDEATGLSTSASKADVDTVTGFEISGALRGYGFSVDAQYNLFNAESIDDTFTGGIYEDGETDLENWAVEGGYMVIPSKLELVAGYEWQDADNYAEEWTRTSVGANYFFKKHDIKLQATYRMGENLKGADGVDEDEVFVQAQYVF, encoded by the coding sequence ATGAAGAAGCAAACGATTCTGAAGGTCCTTGCCGGCGTCGCCCTGCTGGGGCTGATCGCCGCTGGAAATGCCGGGGCCTCCGGCATCACCGTTTACAAGGATGGAGACAAGTACGTCAAGATGGGGGGGCGCATTCACCTCCAGTACCATCAGGTCGATCCCGACGAGGGAGACTCCACCGATGAAGTCTTCTTCCGCCGCTTCCGCCCCTACATCGAGGGGAGCCTGCACAAGAACTGGAAAGGCAAGTTCCAGTGGGACATGGGGAAGGCCGAAGGGAGCAACGAGATCGCCGTCAAGGACGCCTACTTCCAGTACACCGGCGTCAAGGACCTGAAGGTCACCGTCGGTAATGCCTATTTCCCCTTCTCCCGCGAGGACATGACCTCCTCCAATAAGCAGCAGCTGGTCGAGCGCACCTTCGTCGGTGACCACGACTTCGGTTCCCCGGAACGCAACGCCGGAGTCTTCCTCCATTACGCCCTCCTGGACAAAAAGCTCGAGCTGCACGCTGCAGGCGCCTCCGCCTCCATCGATCCCGACGTCGCCAAGCTCGATTTCGACACCCCGATCAATCGGGATGCCGACTTCAATGAAGGCTGGATCTTCGGCGGCCGCGTCGATTTCCACCCCCTCGGCTACCTGGCCATGGGACAAGGGGACTTCGAGCGGGAGCTCAAAGCCACCATCAGCGTCGCCGCCTTCACCTGGAACAACGACGACGACAACAACACCTTCACCGACGAGGCGACCGGCCTCTCCACAAGCGCCAGCAAGGCTGACGTCGACACCGTCACCGGCTTCGAAATCAGCGGAGCGCTGCGCGGCTACGGTTTCTCCGTCGACGCCCAGTACAACCTCTTCAACGCCGAGAGCATCGATGACACCTTCACCGGCGGCATCTACGAGGACGGCGAGACCGACCTGGAGAACTGGGCCGTCGAAGGGGGCTACATGGTCATCCCGAGCAAGCTGGAGCTGGTCGCCGGCTACGAGTGGCAGGACGCCGACAACTACGCCGAGGAATGGACCCGCACGTCGGTGGGCGCCAACTACTTCTTCAAGAAGCACGACATCAAGCTCCAGGCCACCTATCGGATGGGCGAGAACCTCAAGGGAGCCGACGGAGTCGACGAGGACGAGGTGTTCGTGCAGGCTCAGTACGTGTTCTGA
- a CDS encoding glycosyltransferase family 1 protein — MRISVVSETFIPQVNGVSRTLDRLVRHLTSQGDRVQVVIPRYRETAPLLPKNLEKSEWDGPSLPFYPEVRLPLVTPAGLRQTFKAFAPQLVHIATEGPLGWSALKAAHDLGVPIVSSYHTNFPQYLANYRLGFLEKTAWRYLCRFHNATRMTFCPTPSIRDRLLERGFRDLELWSRGVDSLQFNPLNRDEVVRRELGIDPQEKVIAYVGRLAAEKNLEMLLESWRLLPGREKYRLLLIGDGPLRPRLERCADSGVIFAGYWYGYELARLYASADLFVFPSLSDTFGNVILEAMASGLPVVAFQVPGPGDILREGETGMFAGRIDAEGLARAMHSLLSQPERMRTMGVNARRYAERQNWKDILEHLRHTYQTIIATPSHRSHRP; from the coding sequence ATGCGTATTTCCGTCGTATCGGAAACCTTCATTCCGCAGGTGAACGGGGTCTCACGCACCCTGGACCGTCTGGTCCGTCACCTGACTTCGCAGGGAGATCGGGTCCAGGTGGTCATCCCCAGGTACCGGGAGACCGCTCCCCTTCTGCCGAAAAACCTGGAAAAGAGCGAATGGGACGGCCCCTCTCTCCCCTTCTACCCCGAGGTGCGGCTGCCGCTGGTCACCCCGGCCGGTCTGCGGCAGACCTTTAAAGCCTTCGCTCCCCAACTTGTGCATATCGCCACCGAGGGTCCCCTCGGCTGGTCCGCCCTGAAGGCCGCCCACGACCTGGGGGTGCCGATCGTCAGTTCCTATCACACCAATTTCCCCCAGTACCTGGCAAACTACCGGCTCGGTTTCCTTGAGAAGACGGCATGGCGCTATCTGTGCCGTTTTCACAATGCCACCCGGATGACTTTCTGCCCCACTCCCTCTATCCGAGACCGGCTCCTCGAAAGGGGTTTTCGCGACCTTGAGCTCTGGAGTCGGGGGGTGGACAGCTTGCAGTTCAATCCTCTGAACCGGGACGAGGTTGTGCGGCGGGAATTGGGTATCGATCCACAAGAGAAGGTGATCGCGTACGTCGGGCGCCTGGCGGCCGAGAAGAACCTGGAGATGCTGCTGGAGAGCTGGCGCCTGCTGCCCGGGCGGGAGAAGTATCGGCTGCTGTTGATCGGTGACGGCCCCCTTCGTCCACGCCTGGAGAGGTGCGCGGACAGCGGGGTGATCTTCGCCGGCTACTGGTACGGATACGAGCTGGCGCGGCTTTACGCCTCGGCCGACCTGTTCGTCTTTCCCTCGCTGAGCGACACCTTCGGCAACGTTATTCTCGAGGCGATGGCGTCGGGGCTGCCCGTGGTAGCCTTTCAGGTACCCGGCCCCGGGGACATCCTGCGGGAGGGAGAAACCGGGATGTTCGCCGGACGCATCGATGCCGAAGGCCTCGCCCGAGCCATGCATTCGCTGCTCAGCCAGCCGGAGCGCATGCGGACCATGGGGGTAAATGCCAGAAGGTATGCCGAACGCCAGAACTGGAAGGACATCCTTGAACATCTTCGCCACACCTATCAAACCATCATCGCCACCCCCTCGCATCGCAGCCACAGACCTTGA